The proteins below come from a single Stutzerimonas stutzeri RCH2 genomic window:
- a CDS encoding TetR/AcrR family transcriptional regulator, which yields MQNEPRKVREFRRREQEILDTALQLFLEQGEDSVTVEMIADAVGIGKGTIYKHFKSKAEIYLRLMLDYERDLNQILHSPDLDHDKEALSRAYFEFRMRDPQRYRLFDRLEEKVVKGNQVPEMVEQLHSIRASNFEHLTQLIKGRIAEGKLEDVPPYFHYCAAWALVHGAVALYHSPFWSNVLEDQDGFFQFLMDIGVRMGNKRKRD from the coding sequence ATGCAGAATGAACCTCGTAAGGTCCGCGAATTTCGCCGCCGCGAACAGGAAATCCTCGATACAGCGTTGCAGCTTTTTCTCGAGCAAGGAGAGGATAGCGTTACCGTCGAGATGATTGCCGATGCGGTCGGTATCGGCAAAGGCACCATCTACAAGCACTTCAAGTCCAAGGCCGAGATCTACCTGCGGCTGATGCTCGACTACGAGCGCGACCTGAACCAGATCCTTCACTCGCCTGATCTGGACCACGACAAGGAAGCGCTTTCGCGCGCGTACTTCGAATTCCGCATGCGCGATCCGCAGCGCTATCGCCTGTTCGACCGCCTCGAAGAAAAAGTGGTCAAGGGCAATCAGGTGCCGGAGATGGTCGAGCAGCTGCACAGCATTCGTGCCTCCAACTTCGAGCACCTGACCCAGCTGATCAAAGGCCGCATCGCTGAAGGCAAGCTCGAAGACGTGCCACCGTACTTTCACTATTGCGCCGCCTGGGCGCTGGTGCACGGCGCCGTCGCGCTGTACCACTCGCCGTTCTGGAGCAACGTGCTGGAAGATCAGGACGGCTTCTTCCAGTTCCTGATGGACATCGGCGTGCGCAT